The following coding sequences lie in one Mycoplasma tauri genomic window:
- the dnaE gene encoding DNA polymerase III subunit alpha: MKNFVDLYNTTEYSFLDSLIRIQDLVSLSKENNRRAVALTDHNNMFALGEFLEQCKIHDIKPIIGVDLDVDKYRFILLAKNYDGFIKINKLIRKKSIQNLTLDDIKISDVFVLDHPISGLYAKEKNNYLADFCDYFVSSTDPSIPNSIFIKENKLFNKADNKTLNLLQSTGNNALSKYFLNYFDNYQIDQIIIDRINKIVDECNVIFPKKELHLPNFCNSTKENQKLFNEKIQKGITKHRKELSPYKSIIIERLEKEISIISELGFVNYFLIIADLVEFANEKNISIGPGRGSASGSLVSYLLGITKINPLRYGLLFERFLNIEKVSWPDIDIDIQDDRRDEIFQYLQNKYGKERTAVISTFQTMGIKQSIRDAGRELKIDIKDINRINKSINTFINYPTVELEYKNNLSFQREMTNFPILLEHSSKIQGLPRQYGIHAAGIIISDKDLSEYVPVFENSSGFLQVQIPMEYLEEFGLLKVDLLGLKTLTEIKNIEKRLYGISLFDDLVTENPLELQDPMAINLLNKGYTEGLFQLESAGMKRTIKQVGLDSFEDLFAIISLYRPGPKDYILDYSKHRKNNSLIEKIHPDYDKIVSPTHGIIIYQEQIMQIVQSVAGMSFSQADLFRRAISKKKEDDLLKYKKSFFDGGIKNNYSEKTLSQIYEKIEKFAQYGFNKSHAVSYAYLTMKMAYYKARYPQVYYSALISNSYGDQNKISLYVNELRSLNFSVFSPNITHFTNEAIIDDGDIYLPFNLIKGFGTEGARKILQDIEHNGSFKGLSIYEILLRLRFAGLKNSTINLLIEASVFRDFGFQNQIKSINEFFENEYILLSKSNKTYNDIKQELDFEGYENAASNIISEIKYDIEQENKNEKLLLGDVYNAFKTVEYEKKYKMNLNKIEKNNGIFKAVTEIIKIREFNSKEYTLIELRDSSKSHAFFINKKVASTNVLLKVGKIIEIEVESNKKTMRLISWKGVD; this comes from the coding sequence ATGAAAAATTTCGTTGATCTATATAATACTACTGAATATTCATTTTTGGACTCATTAATTAGAATTCAAGATTTAGTCTCTTTATCTAAAGAAAATAACAGAAGAGCTGTTGCTCTCACGGACCATAACAACATGTTTGCTTTAGGAGAATTTCTAGAGCAATGTAAAATTCATGATATTAAACCAATAATTGGAGTTGATTTAGATGTTGATAAATATCGCTTTATTTTGCTTGCAAAAAATTATGACGGCTTTATAAAAATTAACAAATTAATTAGGAAAAAATCAATTCAAAATTTAACATTGGATGATATTAAAATTAGCGATGTTTTTGTCTTAGATCATCCAATTTCTGGCCTATATGCAAAAGAAAAAAATAACTATTTAGCTGATTTTTGTGATTATTTTGTTTCGTCGACTGATCCTTCGATTCCAAATTCAATCTTTATAAAAGAAAATAAATTATTTAACAAAGCAGATAATAAGACATTGAATTTACTTCAAAGCACTGGAAATAATGCTTTATCAAAATATTTTTTAAATTACTTTGATAATTATCAAATTGATCAAATAATAATTGATAGAATAAATAAAATTGTTGATGAGTGCAATGTAATTTTTCCTAAAAAGGAACTTCATTTGCCTAATTTTTGTAATTCAACAAAAGAGAATCAAAAATTATTTAATGAAAAAATTCAAAAAGGAATCACAAAACATAGAAAAGAACTATCGCCTTACAAAAGTATCATTATAGAACGTCTTGAAAAAGAAATTTCAATTATTAGTGAGTTAGGTTTTGTTAATTATTTCTTAATAATTGCTGATTTAGTTGAATTTGCTAACGAAAAAAACATTTCAATTGGCCCTGGTAGAGGAAGCGCTTCTGGTTCACTTGTGAGTTATTTACTTGGAATAACTAAAATTAATCCACTAAGATATGGCTTATTATTTGAAAGATTTTTAAATATTGAAAAAGTTAGTTGACCAGATATAGATATTGATATTCAGGATGATAGAAGAGATGAAATTTTTCAATATTTACAAAATAAATATGGAAAAGAAAGAACAGCTGTTATATCTACATTTCAAACTATGGGCATCAAACAATCAATAAGAGATGCCGGAAGAGAATTAAAAATTGATATAAAAGATATTAATAGAATAAACAAATCAATTAATACTTTTATAAACTATCCAACAGTAGAACTTGAATATAAAAATAATTTATCTTTCCAAAGAGAAATGACAAATTTTCCAATTTTATTGGAACATTCATCAAAAATACAAGGTTTGCCTAGACAATATGGTATCCATGCTGCAGGAATAATTATATCTGATAAGGATTTATCTGAATATGTACCTGTTTTTGAAAATAGCTCTGGTTTTTTACAAGTACAAATACCAATGGAATATTTAGAAGAATTTGGTCTTTTAAAAGTTGATCTATTAGGCCTTAAAACCTTAACTGAAATAAAAAACATAGAAAAAAGACTATATGGAATTTCTTTATTTGATGATTTAGTGACTGAAAACCCACTAGAATTACAAGATCCAATGGCTATTAATCTTCTAAATAAAGGTTATACTGAAGGCTTATTTCAACTTGAATCTGCAGGAATGAAAAGAACCATTAAACAAGTTGGATTAGATTCATTTGAAGATTTATTTGCAATTATTTCTCTTTATAGACCAGGACCAAAAGATTATATTTTAGATTACTCTAAGCATAGAAAAAATAATTCATTAATAGAAAAAATTCACCCTGATTATGACAAAATAGTTTCCCCAACTCATGGGATTATTATTTATCAAGAGCAAATAATGCAAATTGTTCAATCAGTTGCAGGTATGTCATTTTCACAAGCAGACCTATTTAGAAGGGCTATTAGTAAAAAGAAAGAAGATGATTTATTAAAATATAAAAAATCATTTTTTGATGGTGGAATAAAGAATAACTATTCTGAAAAAACATTAAGCCAAATATATGAAAAGATAGAAAAATTTGCTCAATATGGTTTTAATAAATCACATGCAGTTTCATATGCTTATTTAACTATGAAAATGGCTTATTACAAAGCTAGATATCCACAAGTTTACTATAGTGCCCTTATTTCAAATTCATATGGAGACCAAAATAAAATATCTCTATATGTTAATGAACTTAGAAGCTTAAATTTTAGTGTTTTTTCTCCTAATATAACTCATTTTACCAATGAAGCGATAATTGACGATGGAGATATCTATTTACCTTTTAATTTAATTAAAGGATTTGGCACTGAAGGCGCTAGAAAAATTCTTCAAGATATTGAACATAATGGTTCATTTAAAGGATTATCAATTTATGAAATTTTATTAAGACTAAGGTTTGCTGGCTTAAAAAATTCAACAATAAATCTTCTTATAGAAGCTAGTGTATTTAGAGACTTTGGTTTTCAAAATCAAATTAAATCTATAAATGAGTTTTTTGAAAATGAATATATTTTACTTTCAAAAAGTAATAAAACATACAATGACATTAAACAAGAACTTGATTTTGAAGGATATGAAAATGCTGCTTCAAATATAATTTCTGAAATAAAATATGATATAGAACAAGAAAATAAAAATGAAAAATTATTACTTGGTGATGTATATAATGCCTTTAAAACAGTTGAATATGAAAAAAAATATAAAATGAATCTTAATAAAATTGAAAAAAACAATGGTATATTCAAAGCAGTTACAGAAATAATAAAAATAAGAGAATTTAATTCAAAAGAATATACATTAATCGAATTAAGAGATAGTTCAAAATCTCATGCTTTCTTTATTAATAAAAAAGTAGCATCTACAAATGTTCTTCTTAAAGTTGGCAAAATTATAGAAATTGAAGTTGAATCAAATAAAAAAACAATGCGACTAATATCTTGAAAAGGAGTTGATTAA
- the mnmG gene encoding tRNA uridine-5-carboxymethylaminomethyl(34) synthesis enzyme MnmG: MNKKYEAIVIGAGHAGLEAAFALSKKGHKTLLITFNAKRLGMMPCNPSIGGPAKGIITREIDALGGMQGLWADLATIQLKMLNLSKGPAVRALRAQIDKEKYSELISEYVENQENLDLLESVAEEIIVDENNFFKGILIQGGAVIEASVCVITTGTYMNSRILRGNEIKTSGPDNELTTPLISESLAKLGFSLQRLKTGTPPRIYADSVDYSKVQEEVLEDINLSFSNRSNISVPKQIACYLTYTSPLTHEIIRKNISRSAMYSGLIEGIGPRYCPSVEDKIVKFPDRERHQIFLEPETADGEIIYVNGLSTSMPEDVQALMVKSVPGLENAKVQKWGYAIEYDAIDPMQLKPSLETRLINGLFTAGQINGTSGYEEAAGQGLIAGINAALKLENKEPIIILRNHGYIGVMIDDLITKGTKEPYRMLTSRAEYRLLLRNDNADERLAEYAYKSGMISKNEYDDVIDKYAMIDEKIQELYTQHLSGKSELAKKYNITNGSTLLNVLSRPEVDPNDILPDFKYKDEITIMVRLHGYIEKQKADAKKAIRLENFKIPEDIDYSKVNNIATEAKQKFEKIRPATIGQASRISGINPADIQMLMFHIDSKRKKEND, from the coding sequence ATGAATAAAAAATACGAAGCAATTGTCATAGGAGCAGGACACGCTGGATTAGAAGCGGCTTTTGCACTATCAAAAAAAGGACACAAAACTTTATTAATTACTTTTAATGCAAAAAGACTAGGTATGATGCCATGTAATCCATCTATTGGGGGGCCAGCTAAAGGAATAATAACTAGAGAAATCGATGCTCTTGGTGGCATGCAAGGATTATGAGCCGATTTAGCAACAATTCAATTAAAGATGCTAAATTTATCTAAAGGACCTGCAGTTAGAGCTCTTAGGGCACAAATTGATAAGGAAAAATATTCAGAATTGATATCTGAGTATGTTGAAAATCAAGAAAATCTTGATTTACTAGAAAGTGTTGCTGAGGAGATAATAGTTGACGAAAATAACTTTTTTAAAGGTATTCTAATTCAAGGGGGTGCAGTAATAGAGGCTTCTGTTTGCGTTATAACAACAGGAACATACATGAATTCTAGAATATTGCGTGGCAATGAAATTAAAACAAGTGGCCCGGATAATGAATTAACAACTCCTTTAATTAGTGAATCTTTAGCTAAATTAGGTTTTAGTCTGCAAAGATTAAAAACTGGCACACCACCAAGAATTTATGCTGACAGTGTTGATTATTCAAAAGTTCAAGAAGAAGTTCTCGAAGATATAAATTTATCATTTTCAAATAGATCTAATATTTCTGTTCCAAAACAGATTGCATGTTATTTGACATATACTAGTCCTTTAACTCATGAAATAATTAGAAAAAATATTAGTCGTTCAGCCATGTATTCTGGATTAATTGAAGGAATCGGCCCAAGATATTGCCCATCTGTTGAAGATAAAATTGTTAAATTTCCTGATAGAGAAAGACATCAAATTTTCCTTGAACCTGAAACTGCTGATGGGGAAATAATTTATGTTAATGGTCTTTCGACATCTATGCCTGAAGATGTGCAAGCATTGATGGTTAAATCAGTACCGGGACTTGAAAATGCAAAAGTCCAAAAATGAGGTTATGCAATTGAATATGATGCAATTGACCCAATGCAATTAAAACCTTCATTAGAAACAAGGTTAATAAATGGATTATTTACCGCCGGCCAAATAAATGGAACAAGTGGATATGAAGAAGCTGCAGGACAAGGTCTTATTGCTGGAATAAATGCCGCTCTTAAATTAGAAAACAAAGAACCTATTATTATTCTTAGAAATCATGGCTATATTGGAGTAATGATTGATGATTTAATTACTAAAGGAACTAAGGAACCTTATAGAATGTTAACATCAAGAGCCGAATATAGACTACTTTTAAGAAATGACAATGCTGATGAGAGATTAGCTGAATATGCCTATAAATCAGGTATGATTAGCAAAAATGAATATGATGATGTAATTGATAAATATGCTATGATTGATGAAAAAATTCAAGAGCTTTATACTCAGCATTTGTCTGGAAAAAGTGAATTAGCTAAAAAATATAACATTACTAATGGTTCTACTCTTTTAAATGTTTTATCACGTCCTGAAGTAGATCCAAATGATATATTGCCAGATTTTAAATATAAAGATGAAATTACAATAATGGTTCGCTTGCATGGATATATAGAAAAACAAAAAGCAGATGCAAAAAAAGCTATTAGACTTGAAAACTTTAAAATTCCAGAAGATATTGATTATTCAAAAGTTAATAATATTGCAACAGAAGCAAAACAAAAATTTGAAAAAATACGTCCTGCAACAATTGGACAAGCAAGCAGAATAAGTGGAATTAATCCAGCTGATATTCAAATGTTAATGTTTCATATTGATTCAAAAAGAAAAAAGGAAAATGATTAA
- a CDS encoding 23S rRNA (pseudouridine(1915)-N(3))-methyltransferase RlmH has translation MTKIKIIAIGSLSPKFKSIFDDYAKKIKFFCDFSITEIKEISEEKNIDIKIKKETALILNHIDSSQQVILTSLRGNLYNSFEFANLLNKLQNRNIVIIIGGSNGVDESKFKNSIKISFSNLTFPHQLFRVMLAEQIYRGYSILNNNKYHK, from the coding sequence ATGACAAAAATTAAAATAATAGCTATTGGTTCTTTATCTCCAAAATTTAAATCTATTTTTGATGATTATGCAAAAAAAATTAAATTTTTTTGTGATTTTTCTATTACTGAAATTAAAGAAATAAGTGAAGAAAAAAATATAGATATAAAAATTAAAAAAGAGACTGCATTAATTCTTAATCATATAGATTCATCTCAGCAGGTAATATTGACTTCATTACGTGGTAATTTATATAATTCTTTTGAATTTGCAAATTTGCTAAACAAATTACAAAATAGGAACATTGTGATAATAATTGGTGGCTCAAATGGAGTTGATGAAAGTAAATTTAAAAATAGTATCAAAATCTCATTTTCTAATTTAACATTCCCACACCAATTATTTAGGGTTATGCTTGCAGAACAAATATATAGAGGTTATTCAATCTTGAATAATAACAAATATCATAAATAA
- a CDS encoding MATE family efflux transporter: MDKTKSLKQERADKLFGQTPIKKAIWIVAIPSLLSAMMVGLYSFVDQIFILQFVPKYSNVFGAPDSEIVQYLNMSLHDETELFKNYYSMLKDYNLVAESLKQTKLAEITPNSIVSTTSASFASVIIFSNSIVFLIPVGASIYYTKCIGKKLEKTGRDLWATMFWTTVVLSLLATTISFTFVWSGLVRNLAGLTEINKDIALKANINLDQLQDFYTAANKLSVKWAEQYIYIYAAGTIIQGLTLYMSYFIRSEGYNTYVMACGITANAINIGLDAIFIIVLRLGVLGGVIATVIGWSFNAICFFTYIAIKETKNKSWLSLKYLFRFKFNKKLLGPILLLGVGGFLRSFGVGLSFLMMNILITKSHFAMPEHFQFYWAKGQPIVLLFLTSIFGINDGARSLFSYNYTIRRMDRCKEIYLWTLFVAIIYSAFVYVFVAATANNLWPWILNVDSDKLEGTAIFLRIIILRVLALSLSISSLLAFQGANDIGKTIFSSSFENLICFWIIVPIGYGIGYAVWANTGNAVAANWIILGSFVANCLISSLFLMAFSWWFVTKKLPNIDHTKLSWSRKIEHKFFEQATRIEYPERFK, from the coding sequence ATGGACAAAACTAAGTCGTTAAAGCAAGAACGAGCTGACAAATTATTTGGCCAAACTCCTATAAAGAAAGCTATTTGAATAGTAGCTATACCTAGCTTATTATCAGCAATGATGGTAGGTTTATACTCTTTTGTTGATCAAATATTTATTTTGCAATTTGTACCAAAGTATAGCAATGTTTTTGGGGCACCCGATAGTGAAATCGTTCAATATTTAAATATGTCTTTGCATGACGAAACAGAACTTTTTAAAAATTATTATAGTATGTTGAAAGATTATAATTTGGTTGCTGAAAGCTTAAAACAAACAAAATTGGCTGAAATAACGCCTAATAGCATAGTTTCCACTACATCAGCATCATTTGCATCTGTTATTATTTTTTCAAATTCTATAGTTTTTTTAATACCTGTTGGAGCATCAATTTACTATACAAAATGTATTGGAAAAAAACTTGAAAAAACTGGTAGAGATCTTTGAGCAACAATGTTTTGAACAACAGTAGTACTGTCACTATTAGCAACTACTATTTCGTTTACTTTTGTATGATCTGGGCTTGTGCGCAATTTGGCTGGCCTTACAGAAATTAATAAAGATATTGCACTAAAAGCTAATATAAATCTAGATCAATTGCAAGATTTTTACACTGCAGCAAATAAATTAAGTGTTAAGTGAGCAGAACAATATATTTATATTTATGCAGCAGGGACAATTATTCAAGGTTTAACACTTTATATGTCTTATTTTATACGTTCAGAAGGATATAACACTTATGTTATGGCTTGTGGTATAACTGCTAATGCAATAAATATAGGTCTTGATGCAATTTTTATTATTGTATTACGCTTAGGAGTGCTTGGAGGAGTTATAGCAACTGTCATCGGATGATCGTTTAATGCTATTTGTTTCTTTACTTATATAGCTATAAAAGAGACTAAAAATAAATCTTGGCTTTCATTAAAATATTTATTTAGGTTTAAATTTAATAAGAAATTATTAGGTCCTATTTTATTACTTGGCGTTGGCGGTTTTTTAAGATCATTTGGCGTAGGCCTTTCATTCTTAATGATGAATATTTTGATAACTAAATCGCATTTTGCTATGCCCGAACATTTTCAGTTTTATTGAGCTAAAGGACAACCTATTGTATTGTTATTTTTAACTTCTATTTTTGGAATTAACGATGGAGCAAGAAGTTTATTTTCTTACAATTACACCATAAGAAGAATGGATCGTTGTAAAGAAATTTATCTATGAACTTTATTTGTAGCTATTATTTATTCTGCATTTGTTTATGTTTTTGTAGCTGCAACTGCCAATAACTTATGGCCTTGAATTTTAAATGTGGATTCCGATAAGCTTGAAGGTACAGCAATTTTTCTTAGAATAATAATCCTTAGAGTTCTAGCTCTTTCATTATCAATTAGTTCTCTTTTGGCATTTCAAGGTGCTAATGATATTGGAAAAACAATCTTTTCTTCATCTTTTGAAAATCTTATTTGTTTTTGAATCATAGTTCCTATTGGATATGGAATTGGTTATGCAGTTTGAGCAAATACAGGAAATGCTGTTGCTGCTAATTGAATTATTCTTGGTTCATTTGTTGCGAATTGTTTAATATCATCATTGTTTTTAATGGCATTTTCATGATGATTTGTGACTAAAAAATTACCAAATATTGATCATACTAAATTAAGTTGAAGTAGAAAAATTGAACATAAGTTTTTTGAACAGGCAACAAGAATTGAGTATCCTGAAAGATTTAAATAA
- the rsmD gene encoding 16S rRNA (guanine(966)-N(2))-methyltransferase RsmD, with translation MIRIISGKYRHCQIEQPDNKNTRPTMDRVREAIFSSLRMNLEGKIVLDLFSGSGAMAIEAISNYASKAIAIEKNKLVYQTILKNIKKLNISNIETFNMDSISFLTTKINRVFDYIFVDPPYKEYDLLNECLYLISKNNFLDKYGYIIVECDNPTMIKIPKGFMIQKEKKYGKVYVLYLSHIN, from the coding sequence ATGATTAGAATAATTTCTGGTAAATATCGTCATTGCCAAATAGAACAACCTGATAACAAAAATACTAGACCAACAATGGATAGGGTTCGTGAAGCTATTTTTTCATCTTTAAGAATGAATTTAGAAGGAAAAATAGTTTTGGACCTATTTTCAGGATCTGGAGCAATGGCTATTGAAGCTATAAGCAATTATGCTTCTAAAGCTATAGCTATAGAAAAAAATAAATTGGTTTATCAAACAATATTAAAAAATATTAAAAAACTAAACATAAGTAATATCGAAACATTTAATATGGATTCAATAAGTTTTTTAACCACAAAAATAAATAGAGTTTTTGACTATATTTTTGTTGATCCACCTTATAAAGAATATGACTTGCTTAATGAATGTTTATATTTAATTTCAAAAAATAATTTTTTAGATAAATATGGCTATATTATAGTGGAATGTGATAATCCCACAATGATTAAAATACCAAAAGGTTTTATGATTCAAAAAGAAAAAAAATATGGCAAAGTGTATGTTTTATACCTTAGCCATATAAATTAA
- the def gene encoding peptide deformylase, whose protein sequence is MKKFNVEIVQLPNKVLRQKSKDVPIPLSDEDIELAEKMIYHIDDSQKEGSRFRAGVGVAAVQYGILKRVFYINITPDMVYNNPKEVLRDVFFNPKILAISDRKIAISEGEGCLSVGDKIPNQEGYVYRAKRIVFEAYSYFEKKRKRFDLKGYPAIVAQHELDHLEGKLFIDRIDRKNPWNDNIGEKY, encoded by the coding sequence ATGAAAAAGTTTAATGTTGAAATAGTTCAATTACCAAATAAAGTTTTAAGACAAAAATCAAAAGATGTGCCAATACCACTTAGTGATGAAGATATTGAGTTGGCTGAAAAGATGATTTATCATATTGATGATAGCCAAAAAGAGGGATCAAGATTTAGAGCTGGTGTTGGTGTAGCAGCAGTTCAGTATGGAATTTTAAAACGTGTTTTTTACATAAATATTACACCTGATATGGTTTATAACAATCCAAAAGAAGTTTTAAGGGATGTGTTTTTTAATCCAAAAATTTTAGCTATAAGTGATAGAAAAATTGCAATATCTGAAGGTGAAGGATGTTTAAGTGTTGGAGATAAAATTCCTAATCAAGAAGGGTATGTTTATAGGGCTAAAAGAATTGTTTTTGAAGCTTATTCTTATTTTGAAAAGAAAAGAAAAAGATTTGATCTTAAAGGTTATCCAGCTATAGTTGCCCAACATGAGCTAGATCATCTTGAAGGCAAGTTATTTATTGATAGAATTGATAGAAAAAATCCATGAAATGATAACATTGGTGAAAAATATTAA
- a CDS encoding CvpA family protein, with product MIENWESFAFNPWSALIPVLLVIFVFIFAIISGLRRGIIGGIIVMSFGLVGWIIALLISISISNTIVNIINEKFLNNEGYNIEVIKPLICGILMFLIQISFLIIGEIITLCFKKRIKNKFKNRKDNNVSSLSYRSLGAVLSSIGVIPCSILTANISGIVSTNNPIIDANDTMLKAISFNQAKGISKYTPGIIGGAYIADESTTKKSKNDDAEKTTISSAASYYINQMLNPSNYVLKIDFDFEKNGNKHRIVQFISADGKVLSSNNYYDENDTDENRKKFEIFDQKFGIDSKIYFQFDANKNGEFEFVDHEKESNKLTPQSEKLSKIFRFFTYSEESFSLFETVIINLAKQSLNDLFNVFYDKIQEIDNHLKDSGAQISDWVIKLDGKNFDESIRKLFKFNIANGTKIQVSSQKYINKLKNIFVKIMKENEKISNTDNQLDEENIKKKDTINSATEKVYLIMSAFINNLFISKE from the coding sequence ATGATTGAAAATTGAGAATCATTTGCCTTTAATCCCTGATCTGCCTTAATTCCAGTTTTATTAGTTATTTTCGTTTTTATATTTGCAATCATAAGCGGACTTAGAAGAGGAATAATTGGTGGAATTATTGTAATGTCTTTTGGCTTAGTAGGCTGAATTATAGCTCTTTTGATTAGTATTAGTATATCTAACACAATAGTAAATATTATTAATGAAAAATTTTTAAATAATGAAGGATACAATATTGAAGTTATAAAACCATTAATCTGTGGAATATTAATGTTTCTTATACAAATATCATTTTTAATTATTGGTGAAATTATTACTCTTTGTTTTAAAAAAAGAATTAAAAATAAATTTAAAAATAGGAAAGACAACAATGTTTCATCTTTATCATACAGATCTCTTGGTGCCGTTTTGTCATCAATAGGGGTTATACCATGTTCAATTTTAACAGCAAATATTTCTGGAATTGTTTCGACCAATAATCCTATAATTGATGCGAATGATACTATGCTTAAGGCAATTTCATTTAATCAAGCTAAAGGTATTTCAAAATATACTCCTGGTATTATTGGAGGAGCTTATATTGCTGATGAATCAACAACAAAAAAATCTAAAAATGATGATGCTGAAAAAACCACAATTAGTAGTGCTGCTTCTTACTATATTAATCAAATGCTAAATCCATCCAATTATGTTTTAAAAATTGATTTTGATTTTGAAAAAAATGGAAATAAACATAGAATTGTTCAATTTATTTCTGCAGATGGCAAAGTTTTATCATCAAATAACTATTATGATGAAAATGATACAGATGAAAATAGAAAAAAATTTGAAATTTTTGATCAAAAATTTGGAATTGATTCAAAAATTTATTTCCAATTTGATGCTAATAAAAATGGAGAGTTTGAATTTGTTGATCATGAAAAGGAAAGCAATAAATTAACACCACAATCTGAAAAATTAAGCAAAATATTTAGATTTTTTACTTATTCAGAAGAGTCATTTAGTTTATTTGAAACTGTAATAATTAATTTAGCTAAACAAAGTTTAAATGACTTATTTAATGTTTTTTATGACAAAATACAAGAAATTGATAATCATTTAAAAGATTCAGGAGCACAAATTTCTGATTGAGTAATAAAGCTAGATGGCAAAAATTTTGATGAATCTATAAGAAAACTGTTTAAATTCAATATAGCTAATGGTACTAAGATTCAAGTAAGTTCTCAAAAATATATTAATAAATTAAAAAATATATTTGTAAAAATCATGAAAGAAAATGAAAAAATAAGTAATACAGATAATCAATTGGATGAAGAAAATATTAAGAAAAAAGACACAATAAATAGTGCTACTGAAAAAGTTTATTTAATTATGTCTGCATTTATCAATAATTTATTTATTTCTAAAGAGTAA